A segment of the Solea solea chromosome 14, fSolSol10.1, whole genome shotgun sequence genome:
ACTCTCTGAAGGAGGCAGCCCCGGAAATGAGACACAGGTCTCATCATCTCCTTGTGAACAAAGTTAATGGAGATCAACGGTAATCACTGTCTCTCTTCCATTTAGGTCGGCGTCATCGACTTCTCCCTTTACCTGAAGGATCCAGTCAACAGTGAGACTCAAAAAGAGTGAGTGACTGCTTTCAGGTGGACTGATGAGCTTTATGTTTTGAACTACTCACTGTTACAGCCCCTTGCTTGAGAATCTTTTGATTTCATACAAACCTCATGCACACTCAACGCTTCCACTCtttgcattcttttcttttagtgATACAAAGATGACAGCCATATTGGATCAGAAGCACTACATTGAGGAGTTGAACCGTCACCTAAGCGGCACTGTCACTGACCTTCAGGCTAAGATGGACTCTCTAGAGAAGACCAACAGCAAACTTGTAGAAGAGGTCTGAAGAAGTGTGTGCCatcagttgtgtgtttgttgtaaatGCAGCAACTTTATGCACACGGGTGAcctctgcgtgtgtgtttcttttcttctcctcagttGACGGCAGCAACGGACAGAATAAATTCTCTGCGGGAAGAACAGGAACAACTAAGAAAAGAGAATGAGACGATCCTGCAGTCCAGCCAGAAAAAGGAGGAAGTCCGTAAAGTGAACAAACTACAAATCTGCAACTGAATGATACAAAATGTCAacgttttctttcttcttttgctTGGTTGTTTTTTCAGGCAGCCCTTCAGGACAGCCAGGTGGAGCTGGAGACCTACAAACAGACTCGACAAGGTCTGGATGAGATGTACAATGTGGTGTGGAAGCAGTACAAGGAGGAAAAGCGCATTCGTCAGGTCAGCGATCAACAACTTGCGATGTAGATTATAACATACATGTCGTAGTAACAGGTGACTCTGTCTGGGTTTTTGTTGGTAGAGCCAAAGGATCTttgttgggtgtgtgtgtgtgtgtttttatgctgATCAGGCTCTCGTCACTTTGTGATGTTAGGAGCTGGAGCGTGAGTTGGAGCTGCAGGTGGGGTTAAAGCAGGAGATGGAGGTGGCCATGAAGTTGCTGGAGAAGGACACGCATGAGAAACAGGACACACTGGTTGCCCTGCGTCTTCAGCTTGACCAAGTCAAGACGCTTAACCTGCAAATGTTCCACAAAGTTCAGGTAGACAAACACTCCCATGCATACACCTCGTCTCTTGCACGTCCCTCCCAGACAGACACATATTTACACAGCTCATGTGACTCGAAAGGACTCGCAACATGAAGCGGAGAAAAAGCAGGCAGAGGCTGTTCATCTTGAgcagaagatgaatgaaatGGAGAAAACCACGATGGAACTAGagcagaggtttgtgctctacacatacatgtaaaagcttgttttttttgaaagttttgtttttttgaactaGTACtctgcttttctgtcttttgggTGTCACAGACTACAAAACTCAGAACAGGCGCGCAAACAGAGCGACCAGTCGGACAAAGACATGCGTGTAGAGCTGGAAGGAAAAGTGGATGCTTTACAGGAACAACTGACTGAACTGGACACACTAAGGTTAAGAAGCACACCTCTGGGGGGCGAAGTCAAATTCAATGTTTGCAAtatataaaacagaaaaaacaagtaTACACTACACATCTGCAAAGATCCATTGTACATAGAATTGTTTTAGCTAGAATGACATGAGGTGACTTGAGCGTCATTTATGTCAACATTCTTTGATCGCGTGAGCTCAAACATGGGTTGATgtgaaaataagtaaaaatgcGTGCCTCAAAGTAACTATTAGCCTATTATAGGTAACCTATACGATATATTTATCGTAAATAGTATGTATACACAGTCCGAATTCATAAAAGCCAAGTTCTGTTTCACTGTTCATTGCATCTGTATACAAGAAACAGAAGATTTCTAAACCAATTGGTGTAATTCTCAACAAgtatcaaactcaaaacctttacaaaaaaaataaaaaggatgtTTGATACTGTATATTGAACTCACCGTGTACTTTTGTGTGCACAGACTGGGTTTGGAAAAGGAGCTGCGCAATGAGAGGGAGCAGAGACAAAGTCTGCAAAAATCTCTGCAGAGGGAACAGGACAACAGCATGGAGCTCCGCACACAGCTGCAACAACTGCAGGGTCTGCACACGGTCAGTGTCGCACACATGTCATACTGTAGCAACCAGCGAATTCATATTGAATAAATCCTaaattatcttatcttaatttatttagtttaagtgtttgttttcagagctCAGGTTTTACTGCCAAACTGTTCAATCCATCAATTTCATTACTGCATGTTTCATACATGTTTGTCCTGTTACTGCTGCAACAGCCAGTGCAGAGTCCATCCGATTGACATTGTTCTAAGATTGTGTGAGCAAAAAACAAATCCATGAACTGTTGTGATATAGTGTGTATAGTACAGTTATGTCCAAAGTCCGGCTCACGGGCCAATCACACAGCCCTTGCTAGATTATGTACGGCCCACGgcttcagttttataatatatatatatatatataaaaatataaaataaatatagtatTAGGAGTTGTACTTTGAAACCAGATTCTTGGGTTCGAAATCCACCTGTGACAGACAGCTTTGACTccagattttttatttacttttttaactCCTGCATGGCTTTGATTTGGTTCCATTTCAAAATGATGATTGTGACAgtgaaattttatttttattaaacaaaaaaaaaaaaagttgtgaagATTTGatcatcttcacattatcaaatctggccctcattaaaaaaaggtttagaCACCCCTGGTATAGTGCATTTTTTCCCCTGTGAATTCATAATGCAGGAACTGCAGGATttgaagcaggagaagcagcagctacagcagacGTGTGAGCAACAGGAACAGGCTTTACAGGAGATGGGACTTCATCTCAGCCAGTCAGTAACTTTTGATCGTCCTACTTATTTGTCATTatcatgtcttttattttttgtaatactaTACTAATttgtgtcaaaggtcaaaacTCAAGATGGAGGACTTCAGGGAGGTCAACAAAGCCTTGAAGGTAAATAAGTTGTAAAGTATGTTCTTCTATTGTGGATGCTGCAAAACAGTGTGTCATGAGAAATCTTATCTCTTTAAGGGCCATACATGGCTGAAAGATGATGAAGCCACTCAATGCAAACAATGCCAGAAGGAGTTCTCCATCGCACGCAGAAAGGTAGGTACATTTTTCCCATTGCAGCTACTTTATCCTTCCCCTGTAATATCGACCACTATAGTATTTTAAATGAGCGGTTTGTTTGTAGCATCACTGCAGAAACTGTGGGGACATCTACTGCAACAGCTGTTCCAGCAACGAGCTGGCGTTACCGTCGTACCCTCGTCCCGTGCGGGTGTGCGATGTGTGCCACTCCCTCCTGCTACAGAGAAGCTCATCCACAGGTTCATGACAGAACACCGACAAGCTTAAATGTTACTAAACACACTGCACGTGCTCATCCTCTTTTTTAAAAGGATGTTTGAAAAATCAAATCTTGGGGAAATGTGATTCCACTTCTAGTTACCTGAAATTCAGGATTCTGGGGCCGTGATTAACGGGGTATGAGCTCACATGCAGACTTTGTTAGAGACTTTACTTTGCTCAAATGTAAGTTTctgagtatttatttttttctggctGGAATAACAGTTTGATAATTTAGTACTCACCCCATAATCTG
Coding sequences within it:
- the rufy1 gene encoding RUN and FYVE domain-containing protein 1 — its product is MADEAEEVNTAGENIDTKQQLDETQVSTAEPNGASSDSDGQDHTESPAPTAAESIWSAPILSLARKATETIGSGINYAAAPRKLSQGFAASSPKDKEPENGVSGTSKRLPMLPSKDPMAIERANLLSMMKLSIKVLIQSSLNLGRTLDSEYPPLQQFFVVLEHCLKHGLKAKKSFIGQNKSIWGPLELVEKLCPESVNIATSARDLPGIKTGLGRARAWLHLALMQKTVADYIKLLLDRKDLLSEFYDSGALMMEEEGAVMGGLLVGLNVIDANLCIKGEDLDSQVGVIDFSLYLKDPVNSETQKDDTKMTAILDQKHYIEELNRHLSGTVTDLQAKMDSLEKTNSKLVEELTAATDRINSLREEQEQLRKENETILQSSQKKEEAALQDSQVELETYKQTRQGLDEMYNVVWKQYKEEKRIRQELERELELQVGLKQEMEVAMKLLEKDTHEKQDTLVALRLQLDQVKTLNLQMFHKVQDSQHEAEKKQAEAVHLEQKMNEMEKTTMELEQRLQNSEQARKQSDQSDKDMRVELEGKVDALQEQLTELDTLRLGLEKELRNEREQRQSLQKSLQREQDNSMELRTQLQQLQGLHTELQDLKQEKQQLQQTCEQQEQALQEMGLHLSQSKLKMEDFREVNKALKGHTWLKDDEATQCKQCQKEFSIARRKHHCRNCGDIYCNSCSSNELALPSYPRPVRVCDVCHSLLLQRSSSTGS